The DNA sequence TATGAAAAGCTCTGCCAGTCTGTCCCTGAATGAACGATCAAGATGTCCCATCATCCCAAAATCGAGGAAACAGAGGACATTTCCCTTCTGGACGAGAATATTGCCGGGGTGGGGGTCCGCATGGAAGAACCCATGTATGAATATCTGTTTAAAGTAACACCTGGCACCCCTCTCGGCTATCACCCGTGCATTGAATTTTATATCTGACTTTAAAATGTCTGTGAGCTTAACACCGTCCACATACTCCATGGTGAGTACCCTGCCTGTTGAGTACTCCCTGTAAACGTAGGGCGCGTAAACGGTCTCATCATCCATGAACATTGCACGGAATCTCTCCACATTGTTGGCTTCCTGGTGGTAGTCCAGTTCCTTTCTGATGGCCCTCTCGAATTCAGCCACTATCCCTGGCAGGTTGTAGTACCTCAAACCGGGGACCCTGTCATTGGCAAGCTTTGCAAGGTACTTCATCAGGATTATGTCGCTCTTCACGGTGTCGGCTATGCCCGGGCGCTGGACCTTCACAGCAACAGCATCACCATTCCTTAGACGGGCCCTGTGGACCTGTCCTATTGATGCCGATGCCACTGGTTCCTCCTGAAATTCAGCGAAAACTTCCTCCATGGGAACTCCGAGTTCAGATTCCAGGACCCTCTTCACATCCTCAAAGGGGAACGGTGGAGCCTCGTCCTGAAGCTTGGCCAGCTCCTCAGCCACCTCCCTACCCACAAGGTCTGCCCTTGTGCTCAGGACCTGCCCCAGTTTTATGAAGGTTGTTCCAAGTTCCTCAAGAACCAGCCTGAGACGTACATGGGCGGGTTCATGTACCTCCTCAGGGCTCTTTATATATAATTTAAGGGTCTCGAAGAGTCTGTTTTTAAGGCCAACCGCCTCAAGGATGTTCCCGAAGTGGTACTTGGTCATGACCCTTATGATCTCCCTGAGGCGACCCATGTCCGGCCTGTTATTATAGGGGCCTATGTTCATATTAATCACTTATTTAATGTATAATATTTAAATCTACTTTAAGACGATCGTTTTTGCACTGAGATTTTTTCACAGATCATGTTTATAGAGCTGGTGATGATAATGAAGGCACTTTTCACGGTAACAGGTCGCGGAATGGGAGGAGACGCCATAACGGCCCTTAATATAGCCGGTGCACTTGAAAGGAGAGGATTTGAATGTGAATTCGCACTTGACCACAGCGCACCGGGGATACTCTTCAGGAAGAGGGGCATTGAATGGCACCGCGTGAGGATACCCCAGGCAGGTGGCCATGCAGCAAGCAAAGCTAAACTCCTCTCTGCAGCACTCAGAACCACCCGGGCGATCTATGAGACCTGGAGGCTCATAAGATGCATCCGGCCAGACGTGGTTGTAGGTGTAATAGGGGGAGGAGCCGTTGTGGGGTGCCTGGCAGCAAAGATTGCAGGCGTCCCTGCAGTGGGGGTCCTGAATACACCCACCGATTCAAAGGTCTGCACCCGGCTTAACAGGAACGTGGCCCTGCCCGAGTCAGACCTCTTCGGCAGGGACATTGAGGGTGTTGAAAGCATATACTATCCAATGAGCCCCGATATAACTCTTGGCGACCCTGAAATTGCCTGCAGGAGGATGCCCCCCCAGTTTGACCCTGACAGACCGACCATAGTCATTTCATCGGGATCATCCCTCTTTAAGGCGATGGCTGAGGCCGCATCGAGGCTGGCGAATTCAGGCATGGAGGCGAACATTACGGTGCTGGACCACCCCTCAGGGATGAGTATCTCAAGATAATCGACCATGAGGGGATAATAAACCTGGGCTACATTGACTGGGTGAAGGACCTCTACAGCATCGCTGACCTGGCTGTACTCTCGGATGATGGTGTGATGGTCCATGAGGCCATCGCACTGGGGGTCCCTGTTGTGGCACTGAGGGGTGTCAAGTATGGAAGGTACCACAATATGGGGGCTGTATTCAGGGGCGCGGTCCTTGAGGCTGACCCTGAGGATATCGTGGAGGCTGTTTCAGCAGCACTTGAGAGGTCAGATGAGCTCCGGAGGGCTGCCAGAAAGTACAGTGGGGACGTGATGGTGGCTGCAGATAGGATTGCGGAGATCATAGAGGAGGAGGCATGCCGCAGACAGTAACC is a window from the Methanothermobacter thermautotrophicus str. Delta H genome containing:
- a CDS encoding ABC1 kinase family protein, which translates into the protein MNIGPYNNRPDMGRLREIIRVMTKYHFGNILEAVGLKNRLFETLKLYIKSPEEVHEPAHVRLRLVLEELGTTFIKLGQVLSTRADLVGREVAEELAKLQDEAPPFPFEDVKRVLESELGVPMEEVFAEFQEEPVASASIGQVHRARLRNGDAVAVKVQRPGIADTVKSDIILMKYLAKLANDRVPGLRYYNLPGIVAEFERAIRKELDYHQEANNVERFRAMFMDDETVYAPYVYREYSTGRVLTMEYVDGVKLTDILKSDIKFNARVIAERGARCYFKQIFIHGFFHADPHPGNILVQKGNVLCFLDFGMMGHLDRSFRDRLAELFILLMNYDVNGIVNQLRYMNILTEETDLEEVKYDIIDLLDRYYGADVRKVGEILTEFTMPGMIRRHRIRIPRDFVLLARVMSMAEDLGERLDPRFNGLAVAWEMTHKLIRNRLNPLRNLDEVPAAIIELEHIMNDLPRGLISALQKLEEGKLKMELEHRNLDEISVRIERSTNRISVAMLVSALIIGSSLVTIPREALILEKFPFLGIFGFAVSFLIALALIVSIIKSRRLS
- a CDS encoding glycosyltransferase, which encodes MKALFTVTGRGMGGDAITALNIAGALERRGFECEFALDHSAPGILFRKRGIEWHRVRIPQAGGHAASKAKLLSAALRTTRAIYETWRLIRCIRPDVVVGVIGGGAVVGCLAAKIAGVPAVGVLNTPTDSKVCTRLNRNVALPESDLFGRDIEGVESIYYPMSPDITLGDPEIACRRMPPQFDPDRPTIVISSGSSLFKAMAEAASRLANSGMEANITVLDHPSGMSISR